The following are encoded together in the Luteolibacter arcticus genome:
- the nadB gene encoding L-aspartate oxidase, which yields MTCDFLVIGAGIAGLTFAIRAAKHGSVIVLTKGAALDSNTAWAQGGLASVLPEGLCDQGDSFKLHVADTLDAGAGLCKEDVVRAIVSEGASTVEDLVSHGVDFDKEGDHFALGKEGGHSKRRILHARDTTGREIAESLVEAARATPNITLLENHFTIDLITTGKLGVVTEDRVLGAYVLEKATGEVKIFRSDRVVLATGGCGKVYLYTTNPDSSTGDGVAMAWRAGASVANMEFIQFHPTCFYNPAAMGAEARSFLVSEAVRGEGGILINAKGEDFTKKADPRGSLAPRDIVARAIDREIKKTGAPCVYLDVTHKPAGFMRERFPFIYEKLRSFGLDCEKQPIPVVPAAHYQCGGVVADINGKTTIRGLYAIGEVACTGLHGANRLASNSLLEGNVTARRALDDILQHYGVEKHTDDAPDVPGWHHGDVTAPDELVVIYHNWDELRRLMWDYVSIVRTDNRLRRAGTRLRNLKKEVREFYWGHRVTADILELRNLVAVASLVVDCAIRRRESRGLHHTLDYPATDDRFLKDTILRRF from the coding sequence ATGACGTGCGACTTCCTGGTGATCGGCGCAGGCATTGCCGGTCTCACCTTTGCCATCCGTGCCGCGAAGCACGGTTCGGTGATCGTGCTGACGAAAGGCGCTGCCTTGGACTCGAACACGGCGTGGGCACAGGGCGGGCTGGCTTCCGTGCTGCCGGAAGGACTGTGCGACCAAGGCGACAGCTTCAAGCTCCACGTGGCCGACACGCTCGATGCCGGCGCGGGGCTCTGCAAAGAAGACGTGGTGCGCGCCATCGTCAGCGAGGGCGCTTCAACGGTGGAAGACCTAGTCTCCCATGGCGTGGATTTCGACAAGGAGGGCGATCACTTCGCTCTCGGCAAGGAAGGCGGCCACTCGAAGCGCCGCATCCTCCACGCCCGTGACACCACCGGCCGGGAGATCGCGGAGTCCTTGGTCGAAGCCGCGCGGGCAACGCCGAACATCACGCTGCTGGAAAATCATTTCACCATCGACCTGATCACCACCGGCAAGCTCGGCGTGGTCACGGAGGACCGCGTGCTCGGCGCCTACGTGCTGGAAAAGGCGACCGGCGAGGTGAAGATTTTCCGCTCCGATCGCGTGGTGCTCGCCACCGGCGGCTGCGGCAAGGTTTACCTCTACACCACCAACCCCGACTCCTCGACCGGCGATGGTGTGGCGATGGCCTGGCGCGCCGGGGCCAGCGTGGCGAACATGGAGTTCATCCAGTTTCACCCGACCTGCTTCTACAACCCGGCAGCCATGGGCGCGGAGGCCCGCTCCTTTCTGGTCAGCGAGGCGGTGCGCGGCGAGGGCGGCATCCTCATCAATGCAAAGGGGGAGGACTTCACCAAGAAGGCCGACCCGCGCGGCTCGCTGGCACCGCGCGACATCGTGGCCCGCGCGATCGACCGCGAAATCAAGAAGACCGGCGCGCCCTGCGTGTATCTCGATGTGACGCACAAGCCGGCGGGCTTCATGCGCGAGCGCTTTCCCTTCATCTACGAGAAGCTCCGTAGCTTCGGGCTCGATTGCGAGAAGCAGCCGATCCCCGTCGTGCCGGCCGCCCACTACCAATGCGGTGGCGTGGTCGCCGACATCAATGGCAAGACCACCATCCGCGGGCTGTATGCCATCGGCGAGGTCGCCTGCACCGGCCTGCACGGCGCGAATCGCCTCGCCTCGAATTCCCTGCTGGAAGGCAACGTCACCGCCCGCCGCGCGCTCGATGACATCCTCCAACACTACGGCGTGGAAAAGCACACCGACGACGCGCCGGACGTCCCGGGATGGCACCACGGCGACGTGACCGCACCGGACGAACTGGTGGTGATTTACCACAATTGGGACGAGCTGCGGCGCCTGATGTGGGACTACGTGTCGATCGTCCGCACCGACAACCGGCTGCGGCGCGCCGGCACGCGATTGCGTAATTTGAAAAAAGAAGTGCGCGAGTTTTACTGGGGCCATCGTGTCACCGCCGACATTCTAGAGTTGCGCAACCTCGTCGCGGTCGCTTCCCTCGTCGTCGATTGCGCGATCCGACGCCGTGAATCGAGGGGCTTGCACCATACGCTAGACTACCCCGCCACGGACGACCGGTTCCTGAAGGACACCATTTTGCGACGTTTTTAA